The DNA region GTAGTTTCGCCCAAAATGCTATTCGGGATTTCTATTACCAAAGCCATAGTGTTGGCCCCATCAAAAGTATCTACAGCCTCACCTTCTGGCAAAAAACCTTCTGGCGCAGTACCTCCGATCACTTTATTGAACTGTCCAAAATCAAAAAAGAAAGCATCTTGTCTTGGTCCTGCAAAAAGAGAAATACCGTCCTCAGTAGTTGTAGTCAAGGCACTTTCGCCAGATATAGCAACTTGTCCTAATGGAGAACCTACCATTACTTCACTCATCTTACCTGTCTCTGCAGGAACCACAGGACCAAAGAAGTACATGGTATCTTTTCTAGGAATGGCCTGAATTACCAAATCCTCGATTAAATCATCGTTCGTAT from Zobellia alginiliquefaciens includes:
- a CDS encoding DUF4331 family protein, with the translated sequence MKKTKLLFGIGILAVVGAVLVAADHIDAPGTTGNTADIADFYGFESPSNPANTVFIVDLQTDVLPDLAYGPFDEDVLTEINIDTNDDLIEDLVIQAIPRKDTMYFFGPVVPAETGKMSEVMVGSPLGQVAISGESALTTTTEDGISLFAGPRQDAFFFDFGQFNKVIGGTAPEGFLPEGEAVDTFDGANTMALVIEIPNSILGETTAKNALGLTVYKTWVTTNRKQ